In a genomic window of Anomalospiza imberbis isolate Cuckoo-Finch-1a 21T00152 chromosome 5, ASM3175350v1, whole genome shotgun sequence:
- the TBC1D15 gene encoding TBC1 domain family member 15 isoform X3, which translates to MVTTVSFKKKPHSNGDATTHANRESKWSFLFSLTDLKSIKQNKKGMGWSYLVFCLKDDVKLPALHFHHGDSKPLIKCLEKHVALNESPHDERVLLVKTQKSLSQSFENLFDESSYGLLQKWKKDPYVVTMGKFSKVTNYIVGSLRSSDQSNQRRPPSEMADFLNDTIPGLKINQQEEPGFEVITRINLGKQPEVSRREPVSAEEWAKNMDSEGRILDVDYIKRLIFKGGLCHTLRKEAWKFLLGYFPWNSTKEERASLQKRKTDEYFRMKLQWKSVSEEQEKRNSRLRDYRSLIEKDVNRTDRTNKFYEGEDNPGLILLHDILMTYCMYDFDLGYVQGMSDLLSPVLYVMENEVDAFWCFVSYMDQMHQNFEEQMQGMKTQLIQLSHLLRLLDSGFCSYLESQDSGYLYFCFRWLLIRFKREFSFQDILRLWEVMWTELPCQNFHLLLCCAILESEKQQIMDKHYGFNEILKHINELSMKIDVEYILCKAEAISMQMMNCKELPQTVSEILGIENSSVTLDSDTGEDESGAELSCPTSLYQSISTPVIAANGTGDSAQQAAETQSLTPA; encoded by the exons ATGGTCACCACAGTCTCTTTTAAGAAGAAACCTCATTCAAATGGAG atgCTACAACTCATGCAAACAGAGAAAGCAAGTGGTCGTTCCTGTTCAGTTTGACAGATCTGAAATcaatcaaacaaaacaaaaaaggcatGGGATGGTCTTATTTGGTGTTCTGTCTGAAGGATGATGTAAAGCTTCCAGCTCTTCACTTTCATCATGGAGATAGCAAACCATTGATTAAATGTCTTGAAAAGCATGTTGCACTGAATGA ATCTCCACATGATGAACGGGTTCTTCTTGTGAAGACTCAGAAGTCACTGTCTCAGTCTTTTGAAAATCTCTTTGATGAATCATCTTATGGCTTATTACAA AAATGGAAGAAAGATCCATACGTAGTAACAATGGGAAAATTTTCCAAAGTCACAAACTATATTGTTGGTAGTTTACGTTCAAGTGATCAATCAAATCAGAGGCGACCACCATCAGAAATGGCAGACTTTCTCAATGATACCATTCCAGGGCTGAAGATAAATCAGCAGGAAGAGCCAGGATTTGAAGTCATTACACGA ATCAACCTAGGGAAACAGCCTGAAGTTAGTAGAAGAGAGCCTGTGTCAGCTGAAGAATGGGCTAAGAATATGGACTCTGAAGGAAGAATTTTAGATGTTGACTACATAAAACGATTGATATTCAAAGGG GGTCTATGCCACACTTTAAGAAAAGAGGCATGGAAATTTCTTTTGGGATATTTTCCTTGGAATAGCACTAAAGAAGAGAGAGCAAGTCTGCAAAAAAGGAAAAC GGATGAATATTTCAGGATGAAACTGCAGTGGAAATCTGTCAGTGAGGAGCAGGAAAAGCGAAATTCAAGATTAAGAGATTACCGGAGTCTTATAG AAAAAGATGTTAACAGGACAGATCGAACAAATAAATTCTATGAAGGCGAAGATAATCCAGGACTGATTTTACTTCATGATATTTTGATGACCTATTGCATGTATGACTTTGACTTAG GTTATGTGCAGGGGATGAGCGACTTGCTGTCACCTGTCTTGTATGTTATGGAGAATGAAGTAGATGCCTTTTGGTGCTTTGTATCATACATGGATCAAATG CATCAGAATTTTGAAGAACAGATGCAGGGTATGAAGACACAACTTATTCAGCTGAGTCATTTGCTTCGTTTACTAGACAGTGGATTTTGCAGTTATTTAG AATCTCAAGACTCAGGCTACCTTTATTTCTGCTTCCGGTGGCTTCTTATCAGATTTAAACGGGAATTTAGTTTTCAAGATATTCTTCGACTCTGGGAG GTCATGTGGACAGAATTGCCTTGTCAGAATTTTCATCTTCTCCTTTGTTGTGCTATCCTAGAATCTGAAAAACAGCAAATAATGGACAAGCACTATGGGTTCAATGAAATACTGAAG CATATCAATGAGCTGTCTATGAAAATCGATGTGGAATATATACTCTGCAAAGCAGAAGCAATTTCTATGCAGATGATGAATTGCAAG GAATTGCCTCAAACAGTCAGTGAGATCCTGGGGATAGAGAACAGTTCGGTAACACTGGATTCAGATACTGGAGAGGATGAAAGTGGAGCTGAGTTGAGCTGTCCGACGTCACTGTATCAGAGTATCTCAACCCCTGTAATTGCTGCCaatgggacaggggacagcgctCAACAGGCGGCTGAGACACAGAGCCTGACACCTGCCTAA
- the TBC1D15 gene encoding TBC1 domain family member 15 isoform X2, whose amino-acid sequence MVTTVSFKKKPHSNGDATTHANRESKWSFLFSLTDLKSIKQNKKGMGWSYLVFCLKDDVKLPALHFHHGDSKPLIKCLEKHVALNESPHDERVLLVKTQKSLSQSFENLFDESSYGLLQKWKKDPYVVTMGKFSKVTNYIVGSLRSSDQSNQRRPPSEMADFLNDTIPGLKINQQEEPGFEVITRINLGKQPEVSRREPVSAEEWAKNMDSEGRILDVDYIKRLIFKGGLCHTLRKEAWKFLLGYFPWNSTKEERASLQKRKTDEYFRMKLQWKSVSEEQEKRNSRLRDYRSLIGYVQGMSDLLSPVLYVMENEVDAFWCFVSYMDQMHQNFEEQMQGMKTQLIQLSHLLRLLDSGFCSYLESQDSGYLYFCFRWLLIRFKREFSFQDILRLWEVMWTELPCQNFHLLLCCAILESEKQQIMDKHYGFNEILKHINELSMKIDVEYILCKAEAISMQMMNCKELPQTVSEILGIENSSVTLDSDTGEDESGAELSCPTSLYQSISTPVIAANGTGDSAQQAAETQSLTPA is encoded by the exons ATGGTCACCACAGTCTCTTTTAAGAAGAAACCTCATTCAAATGGAG atgCTACAACTCATGCAAACAGAGAAAGCAAGTGGTCGTTCCTGTTCAGTTTGACAGATCTGAAATcaatcaaacaaaacaaaaaaggcatGGGATGGTCTTATTTGGTGTTCTGTCTGAAGGATGATGTAAAGCTTCCAGCTCTTCACTTTCATCATGGAGATAGCAAACCATTGATTAAATGTCTTGAAAAGCATGTTGCACTGAATGA ATCTCCACATGATGAACGGGTTCTTCTTGTGAAGACTCAGAAGTCACTGTCTCAGTCTTTTGAAAATCTCTTTGATGAATCATCTTATGGCTTATTACAA AAATGGAAGAAAGATCCATACGTAGTAACAATGGGAAAATTTTCCAAAGTCACAAACTATATTGTTGGTAGTTTACGTTCAAGTGATCAATCAAATCAGAGGCGACCACCATCAGAAATGGCAGACTTTCTCAATGATACCATTCCAGGGCTGAAGATAAATCAGCAGGAAGAGCCAGGATTTGAAGTCATTACACGA ATCAACCTAGGGAAACAGCCTGAAGTTAGTAGAAGAGAGCCTGTGTCAGCTGAAGAATGGGCTAAGAATATGGACTCTGAAGGAAGAATTTTAGATGTTGACTACATAAAACGATTGATATTCAAAGGG GGTCTATGCCACACTTTAAGAAAAGAGGCATGGAAATTTCTTTTGGGATATTTTCCTTGGAATAGCACTAAAGAAGAGAGAGCAAGTCTGCAAAAAAGGAAAAC GGATGAATATTTCAGGATGAAACTGCAGTGGAAATCTGTCAGTGAGGAGCAGGAAAAGCGAAATTCAAGATTAAGAGATTACCGGAGTCTTATAG GTTATGTGCAGGGGATGAGCGACTTGCTGTCACCTGTCTTGTATGTTATGGAGAATGAAGTAGATGCCTTTTGGTGCTTTGTATCATACATGGATCAAATG CATCAGAATTTTGAAGAACAGATGCAGGGTATGAAGACACAACTTATTCAGCTGAGTCATTTGCTTCGTTTACTAGACAGTGGATTTTGCAGTTATTTAG AATCTCAAGACTCAGGCTACCTTTATTTCTGCTTCCGGTGGCTTCTTATCAGATTTAAACGGGAATTTAGTTTTCAAGATATTCTTCGACTCTGGGAG GTCATGTGGACAGAATTGCCTTGTCAGAATTTTCATCTTCTCCTTTGTTGTGCTATCCTAGAATCTGAAAAACAGCAAATAATGGACAAGCACTATGGGTTCAATGAAATACTGAAG CATATCAATGAGCTGTCTATGAAAATCGATGTGGAATATATACTCTGCAAAGCAGAAGCAATTTCTATGCAGATGATGAATTGCAAG GAATTGCCTCAAACAGTCAGTGAGATCCTGGGGATAGAGAACAGTTCGGTAACACTGGATTCAGATACTGGAGAGGATGAAAGTGGAGCTGAGTTGAGCTGTCCGACGTCACTGTATCAGAGTATCTCAACCCCTGTAATTGCTGCCaatgggacaggggacagcgctCAACAGGCGGCTGAGACACAGAGCCTGACACCTGCCTAA
- the TBC1D15 gene encoding TBC1 domain family member 15 isoform X1: MAAPPSGKVVYEQEGVFIHSSCGKNDDQDSLIAGILRVIEKENEVVVDWRPLDETLDTSNILCAGKDSSSVVEWTQTPKENCSRGADRPSSYEAEWDMVTTVSFKKKPHSNGDATTHANRESKWSFLFSLTDLKSIKQNKKGMGWSYLVFCLKDDVKLPALHFHHGDSKPLIKCLEKHVALNESPHDERVLLVKTQKSLSQSFENLFDESSYGLLQKWKKDPYVVTMGKFSKVTNYIVGSLRSSDQSNQRRPPSEMADFLNDTIPGLKINQQEEPGFEVITRINLGKQPEVSRREPVSAEEWAKNMDSEGRILDVDYIKRLIFKGGLCHTLRKEAWKFLLGYFPWNSTKEERASLQKRKTDEYFRMKLQWKSVSEEQEKRNSRLRDYRSLIEKDVNRTDRTNKFYEGEDNPGLILLHDILMTYCMYDFDLGYVQGMSDLLSPVLYVMENEVDAFWCFVSYMDQMHQNFEEQMQGMKTQLIQLSHLLRLLDSGFCSYLESQDSGYLYFCFRWLLIRFKREFSFQDILRLWEVMWTELPCQNFHLLLCCAILESEKQQIMDKHYGFNEILKHINELSMKIDVEYILCKAEAISMQMMNCKELPQTVSEILGIENSSVTLDSDTGEDESGAELSCPTSLYQSISTPVIAANGTGDSAQQAAETQSLTPA; encoded by the exons ATGGCGGCCCCGCCGAGCGGCAAG GTTGTATATGAGCAAGAAGGAGTTTTCATTCACTCCTCCTGTGGAAAAAATGATGACCAGGACAGCTTAATAGCAGGAATACTGCGTGTCATAGAAAAG GAAAATGAAGTGGTAGTAGACTGGAGACCACTGGATGAGACTTTGGATACTTCTAATATCCTTTGTGCTGGAAAG GATTCCAGTTCTGTTGTGGAGTGGACTCAAACTCCAAAAGAAAATTGTTCCCGAGGAGCAGACCGTCCAAGTAGTTATGAAGCAGAATGGGACATGGTCACCACAGTCTCTTTTAAGAAGAAACCTCATTCAAATGGAG atgCTACAACTCATGCAAACAGAGAAAGCAAGTGGTCGTTCCTGTTCAGTTTGACAGATCTGAAATcaatcaaacaaaacaaaaaaggcatGGGATGGTCTTATTTGGTGTTCTGTCTGAAGGATGATGTAAAGCTTCCAGCTCTTCACTTTCATCATGGAGATAGCAAACCATTGATTAAATGTCTTGAAAAGCATGTTGCACTGAATGA ATCTCCACATGATGAACGGGTTCTTCTTGTGAAGACTCAGAAGTCACTGTCTCAGTCTTTTGAAAATCTCTTTGATGAATCATCTTATGGCTTATTACAA AAATGGAAGAAAGATCCATACGTAGTAACAATGGGAAAATTTTCCAAAGTCACAAACTATATTGTTGGTAGTTTACGTTCAAGTGATCAATCAAATCAGAGGCGACCACCATCAGAAATGGCAGACTTTCTCAATGATACCATTCCAGGGCTGAAGATAAATCAGCAGGAAGAGCCAGGATTTGAAGTCATTACACGA ATCAACCTAGGGAAACAGCCTGAAGTTAGTAGAAGAGAGCCTGTGTCAGCTGAAGAATGGGCTAAGAATATGGACTCTGAAGGAAGAATTTTAGATGTTGACTACATAAAACGATTGATATTCAAAGGG GGTCTATGCCACACTTTAAGAAAAGAGGCATGGAAATTTCTTTTGGGATATTTTCCTTGGAATAGCACTAAAGAAGAGAGAGCAAGTCTGCAAAAAAGGAAAAC GGATGAATATTTCAGGATGAAACTGCAGTGGAAATCTGTCAGTGAGGAGCAGGAAAAGCGAAATTCAAGATTAAGAGATTACCGGAGTCTTATAG AAAAAGATGTTAACAGGACAGATCGAACAAATAAATTCTATGAAGGCGAAGATAATCCAGGACTGATTTTACTTCATGATATTTTGATGACCTATTGCATGTATGACTTTGACTTAG GTTATGTGCAGGGGATGAGCGACTTGCTGTCACCTGTCTTGTATGTTATGGAGAATGAAGTAGATGCCTTTTGGTGCTTTGTATCATACATGGATCAAATG CATCAGAATTTTGAAGAACAGATGCAGGGTATGAAGACACAACTTATTCAGCTGAGTCATTTGCTTCGTTTACTAGACAGTGGATTTTGCAGTTATTTAG AATCTCAAGACTCAGGCTACCTTTATTTCTGCTTCCGGTGGCTTCTTATCAGATTTAAACGGGAATTTAGTTTTCAAGATATTCTTCGACTCTGGGAG GTCATGTGGACAGAATTGCCTTGTCAGAATTTTCATCTTCTCCTTTGTTGTGCTATCCTAGAATCTGAAAAACAGCAAATAATGGACAAGCACTATGGGTTCAATGAAATACTGAAG CATATCAATGAGCTGTCTATGAAAATCGATGTGGAATATATACTCTGCAAAGCAGAAGCAATTTCTATGCAGATGATGAATTGCAAG GAATTGCCTCAAACAGTCAGTGAGATCCTGGGGATAGAGAACAGTTCGGTAACACTGGATTCAGATACTGGAGAGGATGAAAGTGGAGCTGAGTTGAGCTGTCCGACGTCACTGTATCAGAGTATCTCAACCCCTGTAATTGCTGCCaatgggacaggggacagcgctCAACAGGCGGCTGAGACACAGAGCCTGACACCTGCCTAA